The following proteins come from a genomic window of Shewanella halifaxensis HAW-EB4:
- the can gene encoding carbonate dehydratase — protein sequence MKLLKPLFENNRRWAGRILEEDPKFFEQLAKQQTPEYLWIGCSDSRVPSNQIIDLMPGEVFVHRNIANMVIHTDLNCLSVLQYAVEVLKVKHIMVVGHYGCGGIKASMGTDRLGLIDNWLGHIRDVYRLHSADLDNMDESERFDRLCELNVMEQVANVTSTTIVQEAWARGQDVAIHGWIYSVENGLLSDLDVTVNKETAKQDS from the coding sequence ATGAAACTACTAAAACCGCTTTTTGAAAATAATCGTCGCTGGGCAGGCCGGATCTTAGAAGAAGATCCTAAATTTTTCGAGCAGTTAGCCAAACAGCAAACGCCTGAGTATTTATGGATAGGCTGCTCCGATAGTCGTGTCCCTTCCAATCAGATCATTGACTTGATGCCAGGCGAAGTTTTTGTCCACCGTAATATCGCCAACATGGTCATTCATACCGATTTAAACTGCTTATCTGTACTGCAGTACGCTGTCGAAGTACTCAAAGTAAAGCATATCATGGTTGTTGGCCACTATGGCTGTGGCGGCATTAAAGCTTCGATGGGCACCGACAGATTAGGTCTTATCGATAACTGGCTGGGTCATATCCGCGATGTATATCGCTTGCATAGCGCTGATCTTGATAATATGGACGAGTCTGAGCGCTTCGATCGTTTGTGCGAACTGAACGTTATGGAACAGGTTGCCAACGTAACCAGCACCACTATTGTTCAAGAAGCGTGGGCAAGAGGTCAAGATGTCGCCATCCATGGTTGGATCTACAGCGTAGAAAACGGTTTGCTATCCGATTTAGATGTTACCGTTAATAAAGAAACCGCTAAACAAGATAGCTAG
- the kdnA gene encoding 8-amino-3,8-dideoxy-alpha-D-manno-octulosonate transaminase KdnA: protein MPGFELFGPEEKQEVADVMENGFTFRYNFDHMRNDRWKTREMEALLCEKMNAKHAHLVSSGTAALQTAMAAAGIGAGDEVIVPPFTFVASVEAVFMAGAVPVFAEIDETLCLSPEGIEAAITPKTKAVNLVHMCGSMAKMDEIKAICAKHNLVLLEDACQAIGGSYRGQALGTIGDVGCYSFDSVKTITCGEGGAVITNNETIYNYAHMFSDHGHDHVGNDRGAEGHPIMGLNFRISEMNSAMGLAQLRKLDKIIDIQRSNKKLIKDAMAEIPEVSFREIPDVEGDSAGFLTFFMPTEARTIEINKKLAENGVDGCFYWYINNWHYLSNWKHIQELKSPSALPITLIEDRPDYTNVSVPKSDAIMSRTISMLIKLSWTEEEIKQRIENIKRAFV, encoded by the coding sequence ATGCCTGGTTTTGAATTATTTGGTCCTGAAGAGAAACAAGAAGTCGCGGATGTAATGGAGAATGGCTTTACCTTCCGTTATAACTTTGATCATATGCGCAACGACCGCTGGAAAACCCGTGAAATGGAAGCCTTGCTATGCGAAAAGATGAATGCCAAGCATGCGCATTTAGTCTCTAGTGGTACAGCAGCCTTACAAACGGCGATGGCTGCAGCTGGTATTGGTGCCGGTGACGAAGTTATCGTGCCGCCGTTTACGTTCGTCGCATCAGTTGAAGCCGTATTTATGGCGGGGGCTGTCCCGGTATTTGCCGAGATCGATGAAACACTATGTCTTTCTCCAGAAGGTATCGAAGCGGCAATCACACCAAAAACTAAGGCGGTTAACTTAGTTCATATGTGCGGCTCTATGGCTAAAATGGATGAGATAAAAGCCATCTGTGCCAAGCACAACTTAGTGCTACTCGAAGATGCTTGCCAAGCCATTGGTGGTAGTTACAGAGGTCAAGCACTCGGTACTATTGGTGATGTTGGCTGTTACTCTTTTGACTCGGTAAAGACTATCACCTGTGGTGAGGGCGGCGCCGTCATCACCAACAACGAAACCATCTACAACTATGCCCATATGTTTTCAGATCATGGCCACGACCATGTGGGTAATGACCGCGGCGCCGAAGGCCACCCAATTATGGGCCTTAACTTCCGTATTTCTGAGATGAACTCGGCTATGGGACTGGCGCAACTCCGTAAGCTGGACAAGATCATCGACATTCAACGTAGCAACAAAAAGCTCATTAAAGATGCGATGGCTGAGATCCCTGAAGTGTCTTTTCGCGAGATCCCTGATGTTGAAGGTGATTCTGCAGGTTTCCTAACCTTCTTTATGCCAACTGAAGCGCGTACTATCGAGATCAATAAGAAATTGGCTGAAAATGGCGTCGATGGTTGTTTCTACTGGTATATCAACAACTGGCACTATTTATCAAATTGGAAGCATATCCAGGAGCTTAAATCTCCTTCTGCGCTGCCGATAACACTTATTGAAGACAGACCGGATTATACTAACGTGTCTGTGCCTAAGTCTGATGCAATTATGAGTCGTACTATCTCAATGCTTATCAAGCTGTCATGGACTGAGGAAGAAATTAAGCAGCGCATCGAAAATATTAAACGCGCTTTCGTTTAA
- the kdnB gene encoding 3-deoxy-alpha-D-manno-octulosonate 8-oxidase KdnB, protein MSFKNFKCVPKMIFGRGSFVQLDQVLAEERKLEDDFVVFLVDDAHQSKPLGHRVPAKAQDLLIYVNVDDEPTTKQVDALTEQVQAFNSKLPVSVIGLGGGSTLDLAKAVSLMLTNSGGSAEYQGWDLIKNPAIHHIGIPTVSGTGAEASRTAVLCGPVRKLGLNSDYTVFDQIIMDSELIAGVPTDQWFYTGMDCYIHCVESLEGTYLNEFAKAFAEKSMALCREVFIDNHEEKDDKLMMASYMGGMSIAYSQVGACHAVSYGLGYVLGYHHGLGNCLAFDVLEEFYPEGVAEFRQMMDKHNIVLPKNICKDLPDETIAKMVAVTKSMGPLWDNVYGEGWEEKVTDEMLTKLFRRI, encoded by the coding sequence ATGAGTTTTAAGAATTTCAAATGTGTACCAAAAATGATTTTTGGTCGCGGTTCATTTGTTCAGCTAGATCAAGTGCTAGCAGAAGAGCGTAAGCTAGAAGATGATTTTGTGGTGTTTTTAGTTGATGATGCACATCAATCAAAACCATTAGGTCATCGTGTTCCAGCCAAAGCACAAGACTTACTCATTTATGTCAATGTGGATGACGAACCCACGACAAAACAAGTTGATGCTTTAACCGAGCAAGTTCAAGCCTTTAATAGCAAGTTACCCGTCAGTGTTATCGGCCTTGGCGGCGGTTCGACATTGGATCTCGCAAAAGCGGTATCGCTGATGCTAACCAACTCAGGCGGCAGCGCCGAGTACCAAGGTTGGGATCTGATTAAGAACCCTGCCATTCACCATATTGGTATTCCAACCGTTTCGGGAACAGGTGCCGAAGCGTCCCGTACGGCTGTACTTTGCGGCCCAGTACGCAAGTTAGGCTTAAACTCTGATTACACAGTGTTTGATCAGATCATTATGGATTCTGAACTAATCGCTGGCGTGCCGACAGACCAGTGGTTCTACACAGGCATGGATTGTTATATCCACTGCGTTGAATCACTAGAAGGCACCTATTTAAACGAATTTGCTAAAGCCTTTGCCGAGAAATCGATGGCGCTTTGTCGTGAAGTCTTCATAGACAATCATGAAGAAAAAGATGACAAGCTGATGATGGCGTCCTATATGGGCGGTATGAGTATTGCCTATAGCCAAGTTGGCGCATGTCATGCGGTTTCTTATGGTCTAGGCTATGTACTAGGCTACCATCACGGGCTCGGTAATTGCTTAGCATTTGATGTACTTGAAGAGTTCTACCCAGAAGGTGTTGCTGAGTTCCGTCAGATGATGGACAAGCACAATATCGTTCTGCCGAAGAACATCTGTAAAGATCTTCCTGACGAAACTATTGCTAAGATGGTTGCCGTCACCAAGAGCATGGGCCCACTTTGGGATAATGTTTACGGTGAAGGCTGGGAAGAAAAAGTCACCGACGAGATGCTAACTAAACTATTTCGTCGTATCTAA
- the kdsB gene encoding 3-deoxy-manno-octulosonate cytidylyltransferase — MNVTLLIPARYGSSRFPGKPLAPINGKPMIQHVYERAALAKGLKDIYVATDDERIKNAVEGFGGKVVMTGADAASGTDRIDDAITQLGLADDDLVINLQGDQPLIDPISIEQLVSLCERHPGEFDMATLGVEIRDEAQINDPNHVKMVFDNNFNALYFSRATIPFGRESSDYPVYKHLGIYAYTRKFIQTFAKLPLGRLEDLEKLEQLRALEYGYKIKVAISAFDSPEVDTPEDIRICEARLAVD, encoded by the coding sequence ATGAATGTAACCTTATTAATCCCTGCTCGTTACGGCTCTAGCCGTTTCCCTGGCAAGCCATTGGCGCCTATTAACGGCAAGCCAATGATCCAGCATGTCTACGAGCGCGCTGCTTTAGCAAAAGGGCTTAAAGACATCTATGTCGCCACCGATGATGAGCGCATTAAAAACGCCGTAGAAGGTTTTGGTGGCAAAGTTGTTATGACAGGTGCAGATGCCGCATCGGGTACTGACCGTATCGACGATGCAATCACCCAACTAGGGCTAGCTGATGACGATCTTGTGATTAACTTGCAAGGCGATCAACCCCTTATCGACCCCATCTCTATTGAACAACTTGTTAGCCTTTGTGAGCGCCACCCAGGCGAATTTGATATGGCGACATTAGGTGTTGAAATTAGAGACGAAGCTCAAATTAATGATCCAAACCATGTGAAAATGGTATTCGATAACAATTTTAATGCCCTCTATTTTTCTCGTGCAACGATTCCCTTTGGTCGAGAGAGCAGCGATTACCCGGTATACAAGCATCTCGGTATTTACGCATATACGCGTAAATTTATTCAGACTTTCGCTAAGCTGCCACTTGGCCGCCTAGAAGATCTCGAAAAACTTGAACAGCTTAGAGCACTCGAATACGGCTACAAAATCAAAGTTGCCATCAGCGCATTCGATTCACCGGAAGTGGATACACCGGAAGATATCCGTATCTGCGAAGCCAGACTTGCCGTTGACTAA
- a CDS encoding DUF2897 family protein, with product MSDLEVGLLILLVLGVIASNLAVLKYSAKHKMTQFGKNHHGKKLSENEKSDKSSDTTASIDKPTNGQSSQSDKTDKS from the coding sequence ATGTCAGATCTTGAAGTGGGTTTATTAATTTTATTGGTGCTCGGAGTGATCGCCAGTAATCTTGCGGTCTTAAAGTACAGTGCTAAACACAAGATGACGCAATTTGGTAAAAACCATCACGGCAAAAAACTTTCTGAAAACGAAAAAAGTGATAAAAGCAGTGATACCACGGCAAGTATTGATAAACCTACTAATGGCCAATCTAGCCAGAGTGATAAGACTGACAAGTCATAA